Proteins from a single region of Verrucosispora sp. NA02020:
- a CDS encoding carbohydrate ABC transporter permease, giving the protein MSVTAPSRPPSAATRRRARPRGRQALLGWLYAMPTAVFVALLFAVPLLLVIKMSLSRWPLLTGDQGFNAPDNFVKAVEHRFFTDSVVFTLKYTALATVLLLTLALGLALLVQESSRWNNLLRASFLIPSALGLASASLLFYVIYSPYASPLAPLMDRLGITFLGSPNAALFSTTFLIVWRYAGFYMVLMLVGLQGIPADVYEAARTDGASRWQTFRKVTLPLLRPTLALTTVLCVTGSLLAFEQFYILTKGGPDNSTITVVQLIYMVAFQGQNDLGVAAAISVIVLVALIMINALQMRAFRSEGN; this is encoded by the coding sequence ATGAGCGTCACCGCACCGTCTCGCCCGCCCAGTGCGGCGACACGGCGCCGCGCCCGTCCCCGAGGTCGTCAGGCACTGCTCGGCTGGCTCTACGCGATGCCGACCGCGGTCTTCGTGGCGCTGCTGTTCGCCGTGCCGCTGCTGCTGGTCATCAAGATGTCGCTGTCGCGGTGGCCGCTGCTCACCGGTGACCAGGGGTTCAACGCGCCCGACAACTTCGTGAAGGCGGTCGAGCACCGCTTCTTCACCGACTCGGTGGTGTTCACCCTCAAGTACACGGCGCTCGCGACCGTGCTGCTGCTGACGCTCGCTCTCGGGTTGGCCCTGCTGGTGCAGGAGTCCAGCCGGTGGAACAACCTGCTGCGGGCCTCGTTCCTGATCCCCAGCGCGCTCGGCCTGGCCTCGGCGTCGCTGCTGTTCTACGTGATCTACTCGCCGTACGCGAGCCCGCTGGCCCCGCTGATGGACCGCCTGGGCATCACGTTCCTCGGCTCCCCGAACGCGGCGCTGTTCTCGACGACCTTCCTGATCGTGTGGCGGTACGCCGGGTTCTACATGGTGCTCATGCTGGTCGGCCTGCAAGGGATCCCCGCCGACGTGTACGAGGCGGCGCGTACCGACGGGGCGAGCCGCTGGCAGACCTTCCGCAAGGTCACGCTGCCGCTGCTGCGCCCCACCCTGGCACTGACGACCGTGCTCTGCGTGACCGGCTCCCTGCTCGCCTTCGAGCAGTTCTACATCCTGACCAAGGGCGGCCCGGACAACAGCACGATCACCGTCGTGCAGCTCATCTACATGGTGGCCTTCCAGGGGCAGAACGACCTGGGGGTGGCGGCGGCCATCTCCGTCATCGTGCTGGTCGCCCTGATCATGATCAACGCGTTGCAGATGCGCGCCTTCCGGTCCGAGGGGAACTGA
- a CDS encoding carbohydrate ABC transporter permease, whose product MTVVSRTTETVADGTPPSAPEPSRPRKPSGTTIAGIALRTPYWVFTGSVALIFLAPLVWTAVASVSPQPGTNQVDGWGIGNYQTLAAYQAGVWRYLGNSAFVSLLTVALTLLISFLGGYAFARFRFPGKNILFLLTLAILMVPYATLLIPLYVLLNQVGLQNSLVGVALVLTMFQLPFSTFLMRISFEAVPRELDEAAMVDGCSSFSALWRVLLPAVKPGLITVGLFGFLAAWNDFMAPLILINDTEKMTLPLAVSNLRGQVQGVVDYGATEAGVVVLALPCIVLFLLLQRHYVRGFMSGALKG is encoded by the coding sequence ATGACCGTCGTTTCCCGCACCACAGAGACCGTCGCCGACGGGACACCGCCGTCCGCACCGGAGCCGTCGCGGCCGAGGAAGCCGAGCGGCACCACCATCGCCGGGATCGCGCTGCGGACGCCGTACTGGGTGTTCACCGGTTCGGTCGCCCTCATCTTCCTGGCACCGCTGGTCTGGACGGCGGTCGCCTCGGTCTCCCCGCAACCGGGCACCAACCAGGTGGACGGCTGGGGCATCGGCAACTACCAGACGTTGGCCGCCTACCAGGCCGGCGTCTGGCGCTACCTCGGCAACTCGGCGTTCGTCTCGCTGCTCACGGTCGCGCTGACGCTGCTGATCTCGTTCCTCGGCGGGTACGCCTTCGCGCGGTTCCGCTTCCCCGGCAAGAACATCCTGTTCCTGCTCACCCTGGCCATCCTGATGGTCCCGTACGCGACGCTGCTGATCCCGCTCTATGTGCTGCTCAACCAGGTGGGGTTGCAGAACTCCCTGGTCGGCGTCGCGCTCGTGCTGACCATGTTCCAGTTGCCGTTCTCCACCTTCCTGATGCGCATCTCGTTCGAGGCGGTGCCCCGTGAACTCGACGAGGCCGCGATGGTCGACGGGTGCTCGTCGTTCAGCGCGCTGTGGCGGGTGCTGCTGCCCGCCGTGAAACCGGGTCTGATCACCGTCGGTCTCTTCGGTTTCCTCGCCGCGTGGAACGACTTCATGGCCCCGCTGATCCTGATCAACGACACCGAGAAGATGACGCTGCCGCTGGCCGTGTCGAACCTGCGCGGCCAGGTGCAGGGTGTCGTCGACTACGGGGCGACCGAAGCGGGCGTCGTCGTCCTCGCCCTGCCGTGCATCGTCCTCTTCCTCCTGCTGCAACGACACTACGTGCGCGGCTTCATGTCCGGCGCGCTGAAAGGATGA
- a CDS encoding glycoside hydrolase family 127 protein, with the protein MSGNAHPAAPVLPVRGRLRPLDLREVRIAGGFWAERQSVNGVTLDHIAHWLEREGWVRNFDLAVAGDLAGERRGREFSDSEIYKFLEALAWEIGRTADPDLESRFRALVRRVGAAQEPDGYLNTKFGRPGQEPRWSDLEWGHELYCVGHLVQAAVARARTRPDADDGLLQIACRAADHVCETFGVDGIDSVCGHPVIETAFVELARTTGQDRYLTQAALFVDRRGHGRLADIEFGREYFQDETPIREATVLRGHAVRANYLAAGAVDVAVELKDASLLDAVRGQWHHAVTRRTYVTGGQGSRHQDEAFGEDWMLPPDRAYSETCAGVGSVMLAWRLLLADGESRYADLIERTLFNVVSTSPSTDGRSFFYTNTLHRRELGTVPDADRPSLRAAASLRAPWFEVSCCPTNVARTVASLGAYAATCDDEGLHLHQYLPGTIAHRLPDGRERCLVITTDYPHDGEIRVRVDSDDDRPWSLSLRVPDWAVDGATVTVAGATRPVAPGMVTEQRTWQRGDEVVLALPMAPRFTHPDSRIDAVRGCVAVERGPLVFAIESVDVPGVTSVDELRIDTSQPPRLIDGRVVVRCRRVRPHDHEWPYRADVAESSPAPVEVFDEVTLVPYHAWANRGPSTMRVWIPVDGDLPEQGRGRS; encoded by the coding sequence ATGAGCGGCAACGCACATCCGGCCGCACCCGTCCTGCCGGTCCGGGGTCGCCTGCGCCCCCTCGACCTGCGGGAGGTCCGGATCGCGGGCGGATTCTGGGCCGAGCGCCAGTCGGTGAACGGGGTGACCCTCGACCACATCGCGCACTGGCTCGAACGGGAGGGCTGGGTCCGCAACTTCGACCTGGCCGTGGCGGGAGACCTTGCCGGCGAGCGGCGGGGGCGCGAGTTCTCCGACTCGGAGATCTACAAGTTCCTCGAAGCGTTGGCGTGGGAGATCGGCCGGACCGCCGACCCGGATCTCGAATCGCGGTTCCGTGCCCTGGTGCGGCGGGTCGGCGCGGCGCAGGAGCCCGACGGATACCTGAACACCAAGTTCGGCCGACCCGGGCAGGAACCGCGCTGGTCGGACCTCGAATGGGGGCACGAACTCTATTGCGTCGGGCACCTCGTCCAGGCCGCCGTGGCCCGGGCCCGGACCCGGCCGGACGCCGACGACGGCCTGCTCCAGATCGCCTGCCGGGCCGCCGACCACGTGTGCGAGACGTTCGGTGTGGACGGCATCGACAGCGTCTGCGGCCACCCGGTGATCGAGACCGCGTTCGTGGAACTGGCCCGCACCACCGGTCAGGACCGCTACCTGACCCAGGCCGCGCTCTTCGTCGACCGGCGCGGCCACGGCCGGCTCGCCGACATCGAGTTCGGTCGGGAGTACTTCCAGGACGAGACCCCGATCCGGGAGGCCACCGTGCTGCGCGGGCACGCGGTGCGTGCAAACTACCTGGCCGCCGGTGCCGTCGACGTCGCGGTCGAGCTGAAGGACGCCAGCCTGTTGGACGCGGTACGCGGTCAGTGGCACCACGCGGTCACCCGCCGCACGTACGTCACCGGTGGGCAGGGTTCCCGGCACCAGGACGAGGCGTTCGGCGAGGACTGGATGCTGCCGCCCGACCGGGCGTACTCGGAGACCTGCGCGGGTGTCGGCTCGGTGATGCTGGCCTGGCGGCTGCTGCTCGCCGACGGCGAGTCCCGCTACGCCGACCTCATCGAACGGACGCTGTTCAACGTGGTGTCGACCTCGCCGTCGACCGACGGACGCAGCTTCTTCTACACCAACACGCTGCACCGCCGGGAACTCGGCACGGTGCCCGACGCCGACCGGCCCAGCCTGCGCGCGGCGGCGTCGCTCCGGGCGCCGTGGTTCGAGGTCTCGTGCTGCCCGACCAACGTGGCCCGCACCGTGGCCAGCCTCGGCGCGTACGCCGCCACCTGCGACGACGAGGGTCTGCACCTGCACCAGTACCTGCCCGGCACCATCGCGCACCGCCTTCCCGACGGGCGGGAGCGGTGCCTCGTCATCACCACCGACTACCCGCACGACGGCGAGATCCGGGTACGCGTCGACAGCGACGACGACCGCCCGTGGTCACTGTCGCTGCGGGTGCCGGACTGGGCCGTCGACGGCGCCACGGTCACGGTGGCCGGAGCCACCCGACCGGTCGCCCCCGGCATGGTCACCGAGCAGCGCACCTGGCAACGCGGCGACGAGGTCGTCCTCGCCCTGCCGATGGCGCCCCGGTTCACCCATCCGGACAGCCGCATCGACGCGGTGCGGGGCTGTGTGGCGGTGGAGCGCGGTCCGCTGGTGTTCGCGATCGAGTCGGTGGACGTGCCGGGGGTGACGAGCGTCGACGAGCTGCGGATAGACACCAGCCAACCGCCCCGGCTGATCGACGGTCGGGTGGTGGTGCGGTGCCGCCGGGTGCGCCCGCACGACCACGAATGGCCCTACCGGGCCGACGTCGCCGAGTCCTCGCCCGCGCCCGTCGAGGTGTTCGACGAGGTGACGCTGGTGCCGTACCACGCCTGGGCCAACCGTGGGCCCTCAACCATGCGGGTCTGGATCCCCGTCGACGGTGACCTGCCGGAGCAGGGCCGGGGGCGGAGCTGA